A portion of the Cryptomeria japonica chromosome 5, Sugi_1.0, whole genome shotgun sequence genome contains these proteins:
- the LOC131876078 gene encoding large ribosomal subunit protein uL18y-like, which yields MEILLINYHKNKYNTPKYRFVVRFSDKDIVSQIIYATLAGAVTLATAYSHKLSWSILCVTYHVGPSLARQVLKQLEMDDEYVGSEEATGEIIVWSQVNPLLLLLLGCSYSLSILKLFVVRFYHF from the coding sequence ATGGAAATCCTCTTGATAAATTATCACAAGAACAAGTATAATACGCCCAAGTATAGATTTGTAGTACGATTTAGCGACAAGGATATTGTTTCACAGATTATATATGCAACACTTGCTGGAGCTGTTACACTGGCAACTGCTTACTCTCACAAGCTGTCTTGGTCCATACTATGTGTAACATACCATGTTGGTCCCTCGTTGGCACGTCAGGTGCTAAAGCAGTTGGAGATGGATGATGAATACGTTGGCAGTGAGGAGGCCACTGGAGAAATCATAGTGTGGAGCCAAGTGAATCCATTATTACTTTTATTATTAGGCTGTAGCTATTCTCTGTCTATCCTTAAATTATTTGTCGTACGATTCTATCATTTTTGA